TTATTTCAAGCAACACAGTGCCTTGTTCTCCCCCTGGAAGGCTGCGTTTCCAAACATCTTCAATggctccctttcctcctctcattTCCTTGCCTTCTTCCCTTAATGACCACTGATGATTGAAAGAATCGTGTTGAAATGTATATGTTGCTCTGATACTCAACAGTGCTCTCATTTTGGATTAGGCACGCCAATTAGGGGAAATAAGCAAGACAAGGAGACAAGGGAAGAAAGTCATCACTAAACGAAACGCCTCCCATCAGCACAGATCCCCTCCGTAGCCAGCCGTCCGTCTTCAGCCCCGGCTCCAAGCTAGGGTAATCAGATCATCCGGTTGCGTTTATGGGTGGGGGAGTCCGTGATGACGTCATTGCACTGAGCAGAGTTGCGTTTCCtggcccccccccctgcagaggCAGAGCCTGAGTCCAGGTGCAGGGCCATCTCCTCAGAAATGAAAGTGTTCAGGTCGACATCGTGGAGGCCGTTACGCCTGCGGCCCACCAGACCTGATCCTGTACCACCTCCTCCGCCACTCACGTGGGTGGGAGACCCAGGGGCCCCAGAGCGCACGCTAATACTAGCCATGGCCCCACTCAGACCTGGCATGGGGAGAGGCAGTATGAAATGAACAGACaatggggagacagagggaaagacaaaaagaaatgGTCACACAAGATTCTTTCCCAATAAGCATTAACATTAAGGCCCGTTTAAGTCATGTTTAAAACATAGCACACTTTCACCAAAGGCCATGGTTGTTCTTCCAAAAATACTAAAAAAGAGCTCAACCtgtaaaacatttgaaaagttTCTACATTCAGGTAATTCTTTTAATGTTTTAGCAGATATTAAGTAGGTCTACTTTATTATTTTACCACAGACCATTATCTGTAGCTATGAATCCCAATCATGTACAAATTGAATTGTGAACTACAaagaatcctttttttttttttttaattggccAAGAAATAGGGAGTTGAACAAAATGAAAGGCGACACCAAACATCTGACACGGTAATTGAACTACTTAAAAGTTGTAACATCTGCAAATTCAAAAACAGAGCACAGAAATAGCCTGTGACATTTGGGAAGTTTGGTATTCACAGACACATGGCCAACTAACAAAGCTCTGAGACCCCCTTCCTCCAACATGACCAAGTCTACTGGCTCGTTCTTCTGATACAAGTGTGCATGAaccccatgaacacacacacacgtcacttcTTACATGCGCAATACGTTCCAATTTATGGCTAAACAAACCCACGCTGTGGTATTGTATCTGACACTACTGTGTGTAGGCATCTACATAACATCTCATTTACCGTGCAGAGCTATGGCCTCTCTGAATGGCTGGAGGTCGGTCTCCACGGAGGAGCCCGTCTCAGCGGGGGGGGCCCGGTTGGGTGATACCACAGTCAGTCTGGGGTTGGCCCTGGAACTCCGGGGCGGTGGAGCTTTTCCACATAAGAAGCTAATGAGGTCCTCTCTGCGGAtggttctccttctcttttttaCCCAGGCCAGCACGTCCTTATTACGTCTCTGGTGGCCGATCTGTATGCCCAAGTCATAGCTCCGCTGGTGGGCCTCAACACTCTCTGTTACCATGAATATAGGGGACAGTGATCACTTTTACCTGACCAAATGGCATTTCTTAAACTGAAGCGGCAGTCAAAAAAATGTATGACGATgaataaacaacaaaaaacaccacACCAGAACTAATAGGCATAATTTGTTTTGATTATACATGTTAATAAGGCCTTGTTTGAGACTGAATAAAAGCATATAAACAATAACATTAAGACTATAGGTTTTTTCCTGTTAAAAGAACATGTGTCACTGACAGGCAGCTGACAGATCTATAGGCTGCCTCCTCATTTCCAGAGGGTGCCACCCAGCCTTGCTGAAAAGCTGGAGAAGGCTGAATATCCTAGTGACAAAGAGGCTCTCTACCCATTTACTGTTTTTGATAGAATGTCCAAATGAAAATAACAAATGTCTGTTTAGAAGCAAAATGGCTACAGGGTTCTCATCTTCTATTGGTGTGATAGCCAAAACCCAATCCCACAATCGTGAGATGAAAATTAGTTATCAATACCTTTGTACAGGTTCGTGACTGTTGTTGCAGCATTCTGGAATGGCACCCAAAGAGAGAGACCTTGTTGATGACATACTCGGTCTGGGGAGAAAATGACCAGAATCAGCATTTTTCTAAAATATCATCTCATTAGTGTAAACGTTTACCTAATAAGAAGTTCTTACAAACTTAACAGGCTGAAGTGGTAAGACAATTGTTTCCGAACCATAAAGCTTGATAGCTTCGTGATTACAGTGTAGACATTTCATTCGCCATTTTGTCTTGCAACTAGAGTTGCAGACAGGCtttgaaataaaaataactGAACCAGTGCTAGATGGCCAACTCGACAGTTTGCAAGCACGCTACTAAAACTGTCCTTTCAGCAAGAAAGTTACAATCTCGAGTTGGAAACAATTAAAAACTTTGGCTCAATATGATTTATAGTTTAATATGGCACACTGACCAATCAATTTTGTATTGCTAACAATCTAACCATAATAGAATATTCGCCATTTTGTCCTGATTTTCGGTAGCTACCTTGCTAGAGCTAGTTAGCCAGCTACACAGAGGCTAGCCAAATCTAAAGCCATTTCAAAAAGATATGCTAGTACAGAGCCTTGTATTAAGCCACTTGTTTCTATTCTATTCGCGTCTACTTACATTACCAATCCAAGCCTAAAATGTATAATCTAGCACGCTAGTAAAGCTGTCTTGCTAGTCATAACCACGGTCCCAGCAAGCCTGACAGTGACAGACTAAGCCGAAGCTGTCAAAAGGAATGTCGCGTAGCAATGATTGTTGTTTCCATCGCCATTTTGTTTCTACAAGACTAGCTAAACCTTAATACAACTACATTTAGCCAACAACAAGATTAGTTATTGCATCACAGTTTTTCATAAAAAGTGCTT
Above is a window of Hypomesus transpacificus isolate Combined female chromosome 17, fHypTra1, whole genome shotgun sequence DNA encoding:
- the c17h16orf72 gene encoding UPF0472 protein C16orf72 homolog, whose protein sequence is MEEKKEDGESEIQEHGPEHWFSKWERQCLAEAEQRELNEEEADNDQDKLWHLFQNSATAVAQLYKDRVCHQQGLSLWVPFQNAATTVTNLYKESVEAHQRSYDLGIQIGHQRRNKDVLAWVKKRRRTIRREDLISFLCGKAPPPRSSRANPRLTVVSPNRAPPAETGSSVETDLQPFREAIALHGLSGAMASISVRSGAPGSPTHVSGGGGGTGSGLVGRRRNGLHDVDLNTFISEEMALHLDSGSASAGGGARKRNSAQCNDVITDSPTHKRNRMI